A genomic stretch from Euwallacea fornicatus isolate EFF26 chromosome 10, ASM4011564v1, whole genome shotgun sequence includes:
- the Rab23 gene encoding ras-related protein Rab-23 isoform X3: MREEELEVALKVVIVGNGGVGKSSMIQRYCKGTFTKDYKKTIGVDFLERQIEVDDEDVRLMLWDTAGQEEFDAITKAYYRGAQACVLAFSTTDRDSFEAAHSWKLKVENECGEIPTVIVQNKIDLLDQSVVNPEEAELLARALGCRLVRTSVKEDVNVSAVFRHLAQRCLAELRDPREDDCTLPGDYFSIRQPAMHHNALTISAFSPSHTSKNHNGTIVLKPHKHKKKKNVIKNACRIL; encoded by the exons ATGCGGGAGGAGGAGCTAGAGGTCGCCCTTAAG GTGGTGATCGTGGGCAATGGCGGAGTAGGCAAGTCTAGCATGATTCAGCGATACTGCAAGGGAACCTTCACCAAAGACTATAAGAAGACAATTGGAGTGGACTTTTTAGAAAGACAAATTGA agtgGACGATGAAGATGTCCGACTCATGTTATGGGACACCGCAGGACAAGAAGAATTTGATGCCATTACCAAAGCGTATTACAGAGGAGCTCAAGCCTGTGTTTTAGCTTTTTCCACCACTGACAGGGATTCCTTCGAAGCCGCCcattcttggaaactcaaa GTCGAAAACGAATGCGGCGAAATCCCCACTGTCatagttcaaaataaaatcgatCTCCTGGATCAAAGCGTGGTGAATCC cGAAGAAGCTGAACTCCTGGCCCGAGCCCTCGGTTGCCGCTTAGTTCGCACTTCCGTTAAAGAAGACGTAAACGTCTCAGCTGTGTTCCGCCACCTTGCTCAACGTTGTCTTGCTGAACTCAGGGATCCTCGGGAGGACGACTGTACCCTACCCGGAGACTACTTCTCTATCCGCCAGCCCGCGATGCACCACAACGCCCTCACAATAA gTGCCTTTAGCCCTAGTCATACTTCCAAAAACCACAACGGAACCATCGTCTTAAAGCCccacaaacacaaaaaaaagaaaaatgttatcaAAAACGCATGTAGAATTCTGTAG